From the genome of Deferribacteraceae bacterium V6Fe1:
ATTCTTTGTGGTTGACACACCTGTTACAATATTTAAATCCGGGAATTATATAAAAAGATGTTTTGGGTATACCATTGATAATAGTATTACAGGTGAAGATGTTGGCATCTGCAACATATTAGGCAGCTATGTTGATAGTGTTAAGTTTACTTATGACCCTGGAAACAGATGGCGTAATGCAGTTGTAAATATTGATTTGACATTAAAGAAAAACGATGTAAGCATTACACAAAAGCATCAGGTGAATATTAGAAATGTGCCGTAGAAATAACAAAGGGATGTCAATAATTGTTGCAGTATTTATGCTGGTGGTATTTGGTTTTATCGGTATGGCACTTGTGGCAATGTTAACAAATCAAAGCATAAGCTCCAGTGAAGAATTTTTATCAACTAAAGCACTTTTTTTGGCTGAAAGTGGGGTTGAAATAGCTATTGTGGATAATAAAAGCCCGGGGAGTTACGGCCCATATACTATAGGAAACGGAAATATTGACTTTATTGTGACTGATATTGGTGATATTTTAAATGATTCCGAGTATAAAGATATTTACAAAGTTGAATCTACTGGCTATATAGGTGATGTAAAAAGAAAAGTTTTGGTTAAATACAAAAGATAATGTTTGAAAAATTTTTTAATTTAAAAGATGACCCTTTTAGGATAACACCTGACCCACAGTATTTTTATGCCTCTGACTCTCATGAGGATGCTATTAACTTACTCAAATTTGGTATAGAGCAAAAAAAAGGTTTTATAAGCCTTATAGGTGAAGTTGGCACTGGGAAGACGACTATTTGTAGAGTATTGCTGAATACCGTTGTCAACTGCGAGTCATCATTGATACTTAACCCTCTTATGAGTCCTGAAGAGATTTTATTGCAAATTGTAGAGGATTTTGAAATACCTTACGAAAAAGGTGAGAATAGCGGTAAACTATATAATAGGTTGGCTGAGTTTCTAGTATCTAATTACAACAAAGGAAAAAATGCTATAATTATAGTTGATGAGGCACAAAACCTTTCTTTTGAAGCCTTTGAAATGATTAGGCAGATATCAAATATTGAAAAAGAGGATGCTAAGCTTGTTCAAATTATTCTTGTAGGGCAAAATGAGCTTGAAGAAAGATTAAGTGAGAATAAGTTAAGACAGTTAAATCAAAGGATTGCAATAAGGATTAGTCTTTCTAGTCTTACTTTGGAAGAGACCGAATTTTATATAGAGCACAGGCTTTCTAAGGCATCAATTTTTAGAAAACATATTTTTGCCAAATCGGCTATTAAAGAAATTTATAATATTACAAGAGGAAACCCAAGAGAGATAAACCAAATTTGTGAAAATTGTTTGGTTATTGCGGCAAGTCTGGGGAAAAAACAGATTGATAAGGCTATAGTCAGAGAGGCTGCATCCATTTATAGAGGGAGTAATAAAAAGGCTCAATTTAACTATAAAAAAATTCTTGCACTTGTGATGTTGATAGCTGTTATATTTACAGGTTTTGTGCTTTCAGACGCTAAAAAGCTAATACAAAATTTTGTGGCAACAAAAAAATTACAACAAAATGTTTCAACTCTTTCTCAAACTAACCAGGAAAATGAAATTGTAAAGAATGTCGATAATATGACAGAGGAGACTTTAGCTGGTGAGACTATTAAAAAAGAGTGTGTCTTTACAAAGGTCTCAGTAAATCTTAGGGCAGAGCCGTTATTAATTGATAATGTAATAA
Proteins encoded in this window:
- a CDS encoding AAA family ATPase, whose product is MFEKFFNLKDDPFRITPDPQYFYASDSHEDAINLLKFGIEQKKGFISLIGEVGTGKTTICRVLLNTVVNCESSLILNPLMSPEEILLQIVEDFEIPYEKGENSGKLYNRLAEFLVSNYNKGKNAIIIVDEAQNLSFEAFEMIRQISNIEKEDAKLVQIILVGQNELEERLSENKLRQLNQRIAIRISLSSLTLEETEFYIEHRLSKASIFRKHIFAKSAIKEIYNITRGNPREINQICENCLVIAASLGKKQIDKAIVREAASIYRGSNKKAQFNYKKILALVMLIAVIFTGFVLSDAKKLIQNFVATKKLQQNVSTLSQTNQENEIVKNVDNMTEETLAGETIKKECVFTKVSVNLRAEPLLIDNVIKRLPEGLKCDILKQNDGWVNVDCGLNVGWVVKSDKYIDVVDCE